The Phoenix dactylifera cultivar Barhee BC4 chromosome 15, palm_55x_up_171113_PBpolish2nd_filt_p, whole genome shotgun sequence genome contains a region encoding:
- the LOC103708263 gene encoding nuclear transport factor 2 isoform X2, producing the protein MALPTTAPVPLPSPQVIGSAFVHQYYHILHQTPEQVYRFYQDSSILSRPDSDGMMTSVTTLQAINDKIMSLEFKDYFTKIETVDSQMSYKNGVFIVVTGSLTGLDNVWRRFAQSFFLAPQENGGYFVLNDVFRFVNENKPAEINQALANGTSNDDPKTPLTAEPASIQERHVADLATPLSEGEADNGVEVFNPSENGDSGVEDEVVVDPPVHESHSDAQPVSETTASVVQEDAPKKSYASIVKVMKGSSSPKPVYVPTNKTKPAPANPEKPAAASTAPAHASETPIPNSKTVPEKNSHEVEGHSIYIRNLPLNATAEQVEEEFKRFGPIKPGGVQVRSHKIERFCFGFVEFESLKSMQDAIKASPIMIGGRQAYVEEKRTTTRVVNGVVTNSGNGSSGRGRFLSGRGGFRNDSFRGRGGFGANMGYRRNEFRNRGEHTGWGRGQAARIGDAYQQRVFQNGNDRIGQAVS; encoded by the exons ATGGCATTGCCAACTACAGCTCCTGTTCCTCTGCCAAGTCCGCAAGTG ATTGGCAGTGCCTTTGTTCATCAATATTATCATATTCTTCATCAAACACCAGAACAGGTTTATAGGTTTTATCAGGATTCCAGCATTCTTAGTCGCCCAGATTCTGATGGCATGATGACTTCAGTAACAACGCTGCAA GCTATCAATGACAAGATTATGTCGTTAGAATTCAAGGACTATTTTACGAAGATAGAGACTGTAGACTCTCAGATGTCTTACAAGAATGGTGTGTTCATTGTTGTTACTGGATCCTTGACTGGGTTAGATAATGTTTGGCGCAGATTTGCCCAGTCATTCTTCCTTGCTCCACAGGAAAATGGAGGTTATTTTGTCCTAAATGATGTGTTTAGATTTGTGAATGAAAACAAACCAGCAGAAATTAATCAGGCACTAGCAAATGGTACCAGCAATGATGACCCTAAAACTCCTCTAACTGCTGAACCAG CTTCAATTCAGGAGCGTCATGTGGCAGACCTTGCAACTCCTCTCTCAGAGGGGGAAGCTGACAATGGCGTGGAAGTTTTTAACCCGTCAGAGAACGGTGATTCAGGAGTTGAGGATGAGGTTGTTGTGGATCCACCAGTCCATGAGAGTCACAGTGATGCTCAACCAGTTTCTGAAACTACTGCTTCTGTGGTCCAGGAGGATGCACCTAAGAAGTCTTATGCATCGATT GTCAAGGTTATGAAGGGGAGCTCATCACCAAAACCGGTATATGTGCCTACTAATAAGACAAAGCCAGCTCCTGCTAACCCTGAGAAACCTGCAGCTGCATCCACAGCACCTGCTCATGCCTCTGAAACTCCAATTCCTAATAGCAAAACTGTCCCTGAGAAAAACTCTCATGAAG TGGAGGGTCATTCCATCTACATCCGCAACCTGCCTTTGAATGCAACAGCTGAGCAAGTTGAGGAAGAGTTTAAAAGATTCGGACCTATTAAGCCTGGTGGTGTCCAAGTTAGAAGCCATAAG ATTGAGCGCTTTTGTTTTGGCTTTGTTGAGTTTGAGTCACTAAAATCCATGCAAGATGCAATCAAG GCATCACCAATCATGATTGGAGGCCGTCAAGCTTATGTGGAGGAGAAGAGAACCACAACACGAG TTGTTAATGGCGTCGTTACCAATAGTGGCAATGGTAGCAGTGGGAGAGGGCGCTTCCTGTCAGGAAGGGGTGGTTTTCGAAATGACAGTTTTAGGGGACGTGGAGGCTTTGGAGCCAACATGGGCTACAGGAGGAATGAATTCAGGAACCGAGGTGAGCACACAGGCTGGGGTCGGGGCCAAGCAGCCCGTATTGGTGATGCTTATCAGCAGCGGGTTTTTCAGAATGGGAATGACAGGATTGGCCAGGCAGTGAGCTGA
- the LOC103708263 gene encoding nuclear transport factor 2 isoform X1: protein MALPTTAPVPLPSPQVIGSAFVHQYYHILHQTPEQVYRFYQDSSILSRPDSDGMMTSVTTLQAINDKIMSLEFKDYFTKIETVDSQMSYKNGVFIVVTGSLTGLDNVWRRFAQSFFLAPQENGGYFVLNDVFRFVNENKPAEINQALANGTSNDDPKTPLTAEPEPASIQERHVADLATPLSEGEADNGVEVFNPSENGDSGVEDEVVVDPPVHESHSDAQPVSETTASVVQEDAPKKSYASIVKVMKGSSSPKPVYVPTNKTKPAPANPEKPAAASTAPAHASETPIPNSKTVPEKNSHEVEGHSIYIRNLPLNATAEQVEEEFKRFGPIKPGGVQVRSHKIERFCFGFVEFESLKSMQDAIKASPIMIGGRQAYVEEKRTTTRVVNGVVTNSGNGSSGRGRFLSGRGGFRNDSFRGRGGFGANMGYRRNEFRNRGEHTGWGRGQAARIGDAYQQRVFQNGNDRIGQAVS, encoded by the exons ATGGCATTGCCAACTACAGCTCCTGTTCCTCTGCCAAGTCCGCAAGTG ATTGGCAGTGCCTTTGTTCATCAATATTATCATATTCTTCATCAAACACCAGAACAGGTTTATAGGTTTTATCAGGATTCCAGCATTCTTAGTCGCCCAGATTCTGATGGCATGATGACTTCAGTAACAACGCTGCAA GCTATCAATGACAAGATTATGTCGTTAGAATTCAAGGACTATTTTACGAAGATAGAGACTGTAGACTCTCAGATGTCTTACAAGAATGGTGTGTTCATTGTTGTTACTGGATCCTTGACTGGGTTAGATAATGTTTGGCGCAGATTTGCCCAGTCATTCTTCCTTGCTCCACAGGAAAATGGAGGTTATTTTGTCCTAAATGATGTGTTTAGATTTGTGAATGAAAACAAACCAGCAGAAATTAATCAGGCACTAGCAAATGGTACCAGCAATGATGACCCTAAAACTCCTCTAACTGCTGAACCAG AACCAGCTTCAATTCAGGAGCGTCATGTGGCAGACCTTGCAACTCCTCTCTCAGAGGGGGAAGCTGACAATGGCGTGGAAGTTTTTAACCCGTCAGAGAACGGTGATTCAGGAGTTGAGGATGAGGTTGTTGTGGATCCACCAGTCCATGAGAGTCACAGTGATGCTCAACCAGTTTCTGAAACTACTGCTTCTGTGGTCCAGGAGGATGCACCTAAGAAGTCTTATGCATCGATT GTCAAGGTTATGAAGGGGAGCTCATCACCAAAACCGGTATATGTGCCTACTAATAAGACAAAGCCAGCTCCTGCTAACCCTGAGAAACCTGCAGCTGCATCCACAGCACCTGCTCATGCCTCTGAAACTCCAATTCCTAATAGCAAAACTGTCCCTGAGAAAAACTCTCATGAAG TGGAGGGTCATTCCATCTACATCCGCAACCTGCCTTTGAATGCAACAGCTGAGCAAGTTGAGGAAGAGTTTAAAAGATTCGGACCTATTAAGCCTGGTGGTGTCCAAGTTAGAAGCCATAAG ATTGAGCGCTTTTGTTTTGGCTTTGTTGAGTTTGAGTCACTAAAATCCATGCAAGATGCAATCAAG GCATCACCAATCATGATTGGAGGCCGTCAAGCTTATGTGGAGGAGAAGAGAACCACAACACGAG TTGTTAATGGCGTCGTTACCAATAGTGGCAATGGTAGCAGTGGGAGAGGGCGCTTCCTGTCAGGAAGGGGTGGTTTTCGAAATGACAGTTTTAGGGGACGTGGAGGCTTTGGAGCCAACATGGGCTACAGGAGGAATGAATTCAGGAACCGAGGTGAGCACACAGGCTGGGGTCGGGGCCAAGCAGCCCGTATTGGTGATGCTTATCAGCAGCGGGTTTTTCAGAATGGGAATGACAGGATTGGCCAGGCAGTGAGCTGA